The following are encoded in a window of Numida meleagris isolate 19003 breed g44 Domestic line chromosome 13, NumMel1.0, whole genome shotgun sequence genomic DNA:
- the C13H8orf33 gene encoding UPF0488 protein C8orf33 homolog isoform X2 has product MEGTADREVLDNAVPAESVGRLQISALEKPELAQTAGSAPKEDESHVTLKIPKPESVPGDNVVIEKSASEGATQKKKKKNKKNASVSKKDIEETEIKRKAEVEANECQNKDASHQDETSQSDDQLRKEVDWCVEQLEIGLKTQKSTPKQIEDALRAIKTLRSDKAPLVKKRQVMRTIFGDYRKKMEEELCKQLKLMLSDAKSAKIVEVKNKKCQVIRKRSGACRKSQGSAGSPPESPNTANTGAFRFTISQEEFRFNFF; this is encoded by the exons ATGGAGGGTACAGCAGATCGTGAAGTGCTGGATAATGCAGTGCCTGCTGAGTCAGTAGGTAGGCTGCAGATTTCAGCCTTGGAGAAGCCTGAGTTGGCTCAAACTGCAGGTAGTGCACCCAAAGAGGATGAAAGCCACGTCACATTAAAGATCCCCAAGCCAGAGAGTGTTCCTGGAGATAACGTGGTGATAGAGAAATCAGCATCAGAGGGAGctacacaaaagaagaaaaagaagaataaaaaaaatgcatctgtcAGTAAAAAGGACATAGAAGAAACTGAGATCAAGAGGAAGGCAGAGGTGGAAGCTAATGAATGCCAGAATAAAGATGCATCCCATCAGGATGAGACCTCTCAG TCAGATGACCAGCTGCGGAAAGAGGTGGACTGGTGTGTGGAACAACTGGAAATTGGCCTGAAGACACAGAAATCCACTCCCAAGCAGA TCGAGGATGCTCTCCGTGCAATCAAGACGCTGCGCAGTGACAAGGCTCCGCTGGTGAAGAAGCGTCAAGTCATGAGAACCATTTTCGGAGACTACAGGAAGAAGATGGAGGAGGAGCTGTGCAAACAGCTGAAGCTCATGCTGTCAG ATGCAAAATCTGCCAAGATCGTGGAAGTGAAGAACAAGAAATGCCAGGTCATCAGGAAGCGCTCTGGAGCATGCAGGAAAAGCCAAGGATCAGCAGGATCCCCTCCAGAGTCACCCAACACAGCAAACACAGGCGCATTCAGATTCACAATTTCTCAAGAAGAATTTCGCTTTAATTTCTTCTAG
- the C13H8orf33 gene encoding UPF0488 protein C8orf33 homolog isoform X1: MEGTADREVLDNAVPAESVGRLQISALEKPELAQTAGSAPKEDESHVTLKIPKPESVPGDNVVIEKSASEGATQKKKKKNKKNASVSKKDIEETEIKRKAEVEANECQNKDASHQDETSQQSDDQLRKEVDWCVEQLEIGLKTQKSTPKQIEDALRAIKTLRSDKAPLVKKRQVMRTIFGDYRKKMEEELCKQLKLMLSDAKSAKIVEVKNKKCQVIRKRSGACRKSQGSAGSPPESPNTANTGAFRFTISQEEFRFNFF; this comes from the exons ATGGAGGGTACAGCAGATCGTGAAGTGCTGGATAATGCAGTGCCTGCTGAGTCAGTAGGTAGGCTGCAGATTTCAGCCTTGGAGAAGCCTGAGTTGGCTCAAACTGCAGGTAGTGCACCCAAAGAGGATGAAAGCCACGTCACATTAAAGATCCCCAAGCCAGAGAGTGTTCCTGGAGATAACGTGGTGATAGAGAAATCAGCATCAGAGGGAGctacacaaaagaagaaaaagaagaataaaaaaaatgcatctgtcAGTAAAAAGGACATAGAAGAAACTGAGATCAAGAGGAAGGCAGAGGTGGAAGCTAATGAATGCCAGAATAAAGATGCATCCCATCAGGATGAGACCTCTCAG CAGTCAGATGACCAGCTGCGGAAAGAGGTGGACTGGTGTGTGGAACAACTGGAAATTGGCCTGAAGACACAGAAATCCACTCCCAAGCAGA TCGAGGATGCTCTCCGTGCAATCAAGACGCTGCGCAGTGACAAGGCTCCGCTGGTGAAGAAGCGTCAAGTCATGAGAACCATTTTCGGAGACTACAGGAAGAAGATGGAGGAGGAGCTGTGCAAACAGCTGAAGCTCATGCTGTCAG ATGCAAAATCTGCCAAGATCGTGGAAGTGAAGAACAAGAAATGCCAGGTCATCAGGAAGCGCTCTGGAGCATGCAGGAAAAGCCAAGGATCAGCAGGATCCCCTCCAGAGTCACCCAACACAGCAAACACAGGCGCATTCAGATTCACAATTTCTCAAGAAGAATTTCGCTTTAATTTCTTCTAG
- the AMDHD2 gene encoding N-acetylglucosamine-6-phosphate deacetylase isoform X1: MPSNKSVSDAPIAQFTNCRLLRGSRLQREDLWVREGKILNPEKLFFDEKGSADVRLDCKGCILAPGFIDVQINGGFGVDFSLATGDFGSGIDLVSQKILSHGVTSFCPTLVTSPPSVYHQILPQISVRDGGAHGAGILGAHLEGPFISKEKRGAHPENYIRTFEENAFQDLLAMYGSLDCVRIVTLAPEIKRSSEVIQELTKRGICVSLGHSVANLSQAEEAVQHGATFITHLFNAMLPFHHRDPGIVGLLTSDKIPAGRRVFYGMICDGIHTNPAALRIAHRAHPKGMVLVTDAIAGMGLPPGRHTLGQQMVEIDGLNTYIAGTKTLSGGVATMDTCVRHFREATGCSVETALEAASLHPAQLLGIEDKKGTLDYDSDADFLMLDDSLHVQATYIAGEEVWRRDALGASYQRVVFSSATTASSYSHACNDFCWCSVGGVGRAGRSVLGGFVDLWRDLKDCTAVLFGVPRQRCSHVHLPAV, translated from the exons ATGCCCTCCAACAAATCCGTGTCGGACGCTCCCATCGCGCAGTTCACCAACTGCCGGCTCCTGCGGGGCAGCCGCCTGCAGCG GGAGGACCTGTGGGTGCGGGAGGGGAAGATCCTGAACCCCGAGAAGCTCTTCTTCGACGAGAAGGGTTCTGCCGACGTCCGGCTGGACTGCAAGGGCTGCATCCTCGCCCCGGGTTTCATCGACGTGCAGATCAACG GAGGCTTTGGGGTGGACTTCTCTCTGGCTACAGGTGACTTCGGATCAGGGATTGACCTGGTCAGTCAGAAGATACTCTCCCATGGAGTGACCTCCTTCTGTCCTACCCTGGTGACATCCCCTCCATCTGTGTACCATCAG ATTCTTCCCCAGATCAGTGTAAGAGATGGTGGAGCTCATGGAGCTGGTATCCTGG GGGCTCACCTGGAAGGGCCATTCATCAGCAAAGAGAAGAGGGGGGCACACCCAGAGAACTACATCCGCACCTTCGAGGAAAATGCCTTCCAGGACTTGCTTGCTATGTACGGATCCCTGGACTGTGTCCGGATTGTCACCCTGGCCCCAGAGATAAAGAGGAGCAGTGAGGTGATCCAGGAACTCACCAAGCGGGGCATCTGTGTCTCACTCG GTCACTCCGTGGCTAATCTCTCCCAGGCTGAGGAGGCTGTGCAGCACGGTGCTACCTTCATCACTCACCTCTTCAATGCCATGTTGCCG TTCCACCATCGTGACCCTGGGATCGTCGGGCTGCTGACAAGTGATAAGATTCCTGCTGGACGGAGGGTCTTCTACGGCATGATCTGTGATGGCATCCACACCAACCCTGCTGCCCTGCGAATCGCCCATCGAGCCCACCCCAAAG GCATGGTGCTGGTGACAGATGCTATCGCGGGCATGGGGCTGCCACCAGGTCGGCATACGCTGGGCCAGCAGATGGTGGAGATCGACGGGCTGAATACCTACATTGCAG GCACTAAGACCCTGAGCGGTGGTGTGGCGACCATGGACACGTGTGTGCGACACTTCCGGGAAGCCACAG GGTGCTCAGTAGAGACTGCACTGGAGGCAGCGTCTCTGCATCCCGCCCAGCTCTTGGGGATTGAAGACAAAAAGGGGACCCTGGATTATGATTCTGATGCAG ATTTCCTGATGCTGGATGATAGCCTGCACGTGCAAGCCACATACATCGCGGGCGAGGAAGTCTGGAGACGGGATGCATTAG GAGCCTCATACCAAAGAGTTGTGTTTTCCAGCGCAACCACTGCTTCCAGTTACAGCCATGCCTGCAATGACTTTTGTTGGTGCTCAGTTGGTGGAGTGGGGAGAGCAGGCAGATCTGTGCTGGGAGGGTTTGTCGATCTCTGGAGAGACCTGAAGGACTGCACAGCTGTCTTGTTTGGAGTCCCCAGACAGAGGTGCTCACATGTCCATCTCCCAGCGGTGTGA
- the AMDHD2 gene encoding N-acetylglucosamine-6-phosphate deacetylase isoform X2, giving the protein MPSNKSVSDAPIAQFTNCRLLRGSRLQREDLWVREGKILNPEKLFFDEKGSADVRLDCKGCILAPGFIDVQINGGFGVDFSLATGDFGSGIDLVSQKILSHGVTSFCPTLVTSPPSVYHQILPQISVRDGGAHGAGILGAHLEGPFISKEKRGAHPENYIRTFEENAFQDLLAMYGSLDCVRIVTLAPEIKRSSEVIQELTKRGICVSLGHSVANLSQAEEAVQHGATFITHLFNAMLPFHHRDPGIVGLLTSDKIPAGRRVFYGMICDGIHTNPAALRIAHRAHPKGMVLVTDAIAGMGLPPGRHTLGQQMVEIDGLNTYIAGTKTLSGGVATMDTCVRHFREATGCSVETALEAASLHPAQLLGIEDKKGTLDYDSDADFLMLDDSLHVQATYIAGEEVWRRDALGM; this is encoded by the exons ATGCCCTCCAACAAATCCGTGTCGGACGCTCCCATCGCGCAGTTCACCAACTGCCGGCTCCTGCGGGGCAGCCGCCTGCAGCG GGAGGACCTGTGGGTGCGGGAGGGGAAGATCCTGAACCCCGAGAAGCTCTTCTTCGACGAGAAGGGTTCTGCCGACGTCCGGCTGGACTGCAAGGGCTGCATCCTCGCCCCGGGTTTCATCGACGTGCAGATCAACG GAGGCTTTGGGGTGGACTTCTCTCTGGCTACAGGTGACTTCGGATCAGGGATTGACCTGGTCAGTCAGAAGATACTCTCCCATGGAGTGACCTCCTTCTGTCCTACCCTGGTGACATCCCCTCCATCTGTGTACCATCAG ATTCTTCCCCAGATCAGTGTAAGAGATGGTGGAGCTCATGGAGCTGGTATCCTGG GGGCTCACCTGGAAGGGCCATTCATCAGCAAAGAGAAGAGGGGGGCACACCCAGAGAACTACATCCGCACCTTCGAGGAAAATGCCTTCCAGGACTTGCTTGCTATGTACGGATCCCTGGACTGTGTCCGGATTGTCACCCTGGCCCCAGAGATAAAGAGGAGCAGTGAGGTGATCCAGGAACTCACCAAGCGGGGCATCTGTGTCTCACTCG GTCACTCCGTGGCTAATCTCTCCCAGGCTGAGGAGGCTGTGCAGCACGGTGCTACCTTCATCACTCACCTCTTCAATGCCATGTTGCCG TTCCACCATCGTGACCCTGGGATCGTCGGGCTGCTGACAAGTGATAAGATTCCTGCTGGACGGAGGGTCTTCTACGGCATGATCTGTGATGGCATCCACACCAACCCTGCTGCCCTGCGAATCGCCCATCGAGCCCACCCCAAAG GCATGGTGCTGGTGACAGATGCTATCGCGGGCATGGGGCTGCCACCAGGTCGGCATACGCTGGGCCAGCAGATGGTGGAGATCGACGGGCTGAATACCTACATTGCAG GCACTAAGACCCTGAGCGGTGGTGTGGCGACCATGGACACGTGTGTGCGACACTTCCGGGAAGCCACAG GGTGCTCAGTAGAGACTGCACTGGAGGCAGCGTCTCTGCATCCCGCCCAGCTCTTGGGGATTGAAGACAAAAAGGGGACCCTGGATTATGATTCTGATGCAG ATTTCCTGATGCTGGATGATAGCCTGCACGTGCAAGCCACATACATCGCGGGCGAGGAAGTCTGGAGACGGGATGCATTAGGCATGTGA